The following proteins are co-located in the Xanthocytophaga agilis genome:
- a CDS encoding sensor histidine kinase encodes MKAFFLLSEAIYIRTWSLCIVIIATMGMSVNAQYTISTLSLKEHQTRYFIADHVQILSPSINLSDTVLDLKTLTNQRFISFSSISASEQTALSRRTVHWIRFQLYNADSLHTTFVLDVPSAQTLLYIPISDQKYKISYPLTKENASIGLEDMHRFELLYREKTTLYLRLEITKPSSKSLLVRSIKNSKLYPEIEYQNRYTISMARQALFYGAMLVMLLYNLFVYVSLRQSTYLLFASFLLSLCIYISANSGYLYIFWLENFPKLDTYLKFCSAPVTLFVYIAFSCSYLERKYAICLHKIANGLLIAFVLNIGLILLGYWYEGRMMSIILTLISIPFLIYLSINALLRGYSPAWYFLTANLIFLISCLIYAGQQLLETTLPWASYGIQIGAVLQVSIFSMGLVKRIDWIQNQLLLQIAENQRLEQSTIDEREQLILQKNKELEEKILKRTAQITEQKEEIEAQNTQLAQANETLLELQGTISLQNQQLAETNSQLEYIVEERTNKLKQAVQELDTFIYRTSHDIRGPLARLLGLCLVANIDVKDTTALDYFEKLYYQALHLDSILTRLSVAYEINQSEIHIIPINFNKLQDDLLNKIIFVDNFGRVDFQIEVENDLYFESDYNVLLFMLSHLTENAIKFQDLKQKEPYVKICIQAVDHKLVIQITDNGIGIPASDVPYIFDMFSKAADKYRNTGMGLFMVKRAAAKLNGTISLVESSSGLTQFQVVIPCKNIPTPTL; translated from the coding sequence TTGAAAGCGTTTTTTCTCCTTTCGGAAGCTATTTATATTCGTACCTGGAGTTTGTGTATAGTCATCATTGCCACTATGGGAATGTCTGTGAATGCACAATATACTATATCTACCCTATCCCTTAAAGAACACCAAACACGTTACTTTATTGCTGACCATGTACAGATCCTAAGTCCTTCCATCAACCTATCTGACACAGTCTTAGACTTAAAAACACTTACCAATCAACGGTTTATATCATTTTCGTCTATCTCGGCGTCTGAGCAGACTGCATTATCCAGAAGAACTGTTCATTGGATACGCTTTCAGCTATATAATGCAGACTCATTGCATACAACCTTTGTACTGGATGTACCTTCAGCGCAAACTCTTTTGTATATCCCTATATCTGATCAAAAATATAAAATCAGCTACCCTCTTACTAAGGAAAATGCATCTATTGGCTTGGAAGACATGCATCGCTTTGAACTTCTTTATAGGGAGAAAACAACATTATACCTCCGTTTAGAAATTACAAAGCCATCATCCAAAAGTCTACTAGTCAGATCCATAAAAAACAGCAAGCTATATCCTGAAATAGAGTATCAGAACCGATATACTATAAGCATGGCACGCCAGGCCCTTTTTTATGGAGCAATGCTGGTAATGCTATTATATAACTTGTTTGTTTACGTTTCTCTTCGGCAATCTACTTATCTTCTCTTTGCATCATTCCTTTTGAGCTTATGTATCTATATCTCTGCCAATAGTGGTTATCTCTATATATTCTGGCTCGAAAATTTCCCCAAACTGGACACTTACCTAAAGTTTTGTTCAGCTCCGGTAACATTGTTTGTCTATATTGCTTTTAGCTGCTCCTATCTTGAAAGGAAATATGCAATATGCCTCCATAAGATTGCGAATGGTTTATTAATTGCGTTTGTTCTTAATATAGGCCTCATCCTGCTAGGATACTGGTATGAAGGAAGAATGATGTCTATAATTCTTACGCTTATAAGCATCCCTTTCCTTATTTATTTGTCAATCAATGCCCTGCTCAGAGGTTATTCACCAGCATGGTATTTTCTGACAGCCAATCTTATCTTTCTGATTAGTTGTCTGATCTATGCTGGACAACAATTACTGGAGACTACCCTACCCTGGGCATCCTATGGAATTCAGATTGGAGCGGTCCTACAGGTTTCTATTTTTTCAATGGGTCTGGTAAAGCGTATTGACTGGATACAAAATCAACTTTTATTACAGATAGCAGAAAATCAACGATTAGAGCAAAGTACTATTGATGAGAGGGAACAGTTGATCCTTCAAAAAAATAAAGAACTCGAAGAAAAGATTCTGAAGCGAACCGCTCAGATTACGGAACAGAAAGAAGAAATAGAAGCCCAGAATACTCAGCTTGCACAGGCCAATGAAACCTTGCTGGAATTACAAGGTACCATATCTCTTCAAAACCAACAACTGGCAGAAACTAACTCCCAACTGGAATACATTGTTGAGGAACGAACTAATAAGCTAAAACAAGCTGTTCAGGAGCTGGATACATTTATTTATCGTACCAGTCATGATATCCGGGGACCTCTCGCCCGGTTATTAGGCTTGTGCTTGGTTGCTAATATTGATGTCAAAGACACTACAGCACTTGATTATTTCGAGAAACTATATTACCAGGCTCTCCACCTGGATTCTATTTTGACCAGGTTGTCTGTAGCTTATGAGATTAATCAATCGGAAATACATATTATTCCCATTAACTTTAATAAGTTACAGGATGATCTCCTCAACAAAATAATCTTCGTTGATAACTTTGGACGTGTTGACTTCCAGATCGAAGTCGAAAATGACCTCTATTTTGAATCAGATTATAATGTCTTGCTCTTCATGCTGAGCCATCTGACAGAAAATGCTATTAAGTTTCAGGATCTGAAGCAAAAAGAGCCCTATGTCAAAATCTGTATTCAAGCAGTGGACCATAAATTGGTCATTCAGATCACAGATAATGGCATAGGCATTCCAGCCAGTGACGTTCCATATATTTTTGATATGTTCAGTAAGGCTGCTGATAAATATCGTAATACCGGAATGGGACTTTTTATGGTTAAACGTGCGGCTGCTAAGCTAAATGGAACTATTTCACTAGTGGAGTCATCCTCTGGTCTTACCCAATTTCAGGTTGTTATTCCCTGTAAAAATATCCCCACCCCCACTTTGTAA
- the ppk1 gene encoding polyphosphate kinase 1 — translation MNSFAHYFNRDLSWLSFNYRVLQEANNSKVPLFERIRFLSIFSSNLDEFFRVRMRSLQAITQLSVNDELSSTVFSSEEELLKEVQHTIIKQQEEFGLLLTQKILPELQQQSIHLYYKEDLSDIDKPFISEYFFSRILSFLQPEQLTPEHKGKIQLTDNVLYFILAFSTPSQPEKINYSLLNIPHSSLPRFFKITHRNADTHILFLDDIIREYLPQIFPNQTIHGCYCIKVNQNADIDIADEFSGEIDKQIAKMLEDRQASFPTRFLYDESMPVSLQQFLADYFVLNPQEMIAGGRYHNLKDLSSLPLAEQAYLNYPPQPPLHHKDMDWNQSIFTSIEQGDQLLHFPYQSYNYVLRFFNEAAIDPAVEQIMITLYRIASDSFIANALISAAKNGKKVNVFVELKARFDEANNLKWAKKMQAAGIHLVYSIPSMKVHAKIALVKRKASAIQTQCYGLLATGNFNESTARFYTDHALLTCHEGIMSELDTLFTYLQSREQPVNQSFSFQHLLVAPFNLQTRFESLIDQEIANHQAGLPARITIKLNNLQERHMIDKLYEASKAGVPVDLIVRGICCLIPQRSDISPTITARRIVDRYLEHARVFIFHNNGQPQTFLGSADWMNRNIHRRVEVCFPLYSLSLQSEIYQIIQLQLADNQQACSIDQYMKMHPIVNSQSPIQAQQAIYSFLKEAQQPVPADID, via the coding sequence ATGAATTCTTTTGCACACTATTTTAATAGGGACCTAAGCTGGTTAAGTTTTAATTATCGCGTACTGCAAGAAGCGAACAACTCCAAAGTCCCGTTATTTGAAAGAATTCGGTTTCTATCTATTTTCTCCTCTAATCTGGATGAGTTCTTTCGGGTCCGAATGCGTTCTCTGCAGGCGATTACTCAACTATCTGTCAATGATGAATTATCTTCTACCGTATTTAGTTCAGAAGAAGAGCTACTGAAAGAGGTGCAACATACCATTATCAAACAACAGGAAGAATTTGGTTTACTACTTACGCAGAAGATTCTACCAGAACTGCAACAACAATCCATTCATCTATATTACAAGGAAGACCTTTCAGATATTGATAAGCCATTTATTTCTGAGTATTTCTTTAGCCGGATATTATCTTTCCTTCAGCCAGAACAACTCACCCCTGAACACAAGGGCAAGATTCAACTTACTGACAATGTGTTATATTTTATACTAGCGTTCTCGACCCCATCGCAACCTGAAAAGATAAACTATAGTCTGCTTAATATCCCCCACTCTTCTTTACCCCGTTTCTTTAAGATTACTCATCGAAATGCAGATACGCATATTCTTTTCCTCGACGATATTATTCGGGAATATTTACCGCAGATATTTCCAAATCAAACGATTCATGGTTGTTATTGTATAAAGGTTAATCAGAATGCAGATATAGATATTGCAGATGAATTCTCTGGAGAAATTGACAAACAAATTGCTAAGATGCTGGAAGATCGTCAGGCAAGCTTCCCTACCCGCTTTTTATATGATGAAAGTATGCCTGTATCATTACAACAATTTCTGGCAGATTATTTTGTACTCAATCCTCAGGAGATGATTGCAGGTGGACGATACCATAATCTCAAAGATCTCTCTTCACTTCCACTTGCTGAACAAGCATATTTGAACTATCCCCCTCAACCCCCATTACATCATAAAGACATGGACTGGAATCAATCAATTTTTACTTCCATCGAGCAGGGTGATCAGCTATTACACTTTCCGTATCAGTCCTATAACTATGTATTACGATTTTTTAATGAAGCAGCAATAGATCCTGCCGTTGAGCAGATTATGATTACACTCTACAGAATAGCCTCAGATTCTTTTATTGCTAATGCATTAATTAGTGCTGCCAAAAATGGAAAGAAGGTAAATGTATTTGTAGAATTAAAGGCCCGGTTTGATGAGGCCAATAACCTGAAATGGGCAAAAAAGATGCAGGCTGCAGGAATTCATCTTGTATATAGTATTCCATCAATGAAAGTCCATGCTAAAATAGCTCTTGTTAAACGCAAAGCCTCAGCTATACAAACCCAATGTTATGGATTACTGGCAACCGGAAATTTCAATGAAAGCACAGCCCGCTTTTATACTGATCATGCGTTACTTACCTGCCATGAAGGCATAATGTCAGAGCTGGATACTTTATTTACCTATTTACAAAGCAGAGAGCAGCCAGTCAATCAATCATTTTCTTTTCAACATCTATTAGTAGCGCCTTTCAATTTACAAACTCGCTTTGAAAGCCTGATAGATCAGGAAATTGCTAATCATCAGGCAGGACTACCTGCCCGAATCACAATCAAACTCAATAATCTGCAGGAACGGCATATGATTGACAAACTATATGAAGCAAGTAAAGCAGGCGTACCTGTTGATTTGATTGTCAGGGGTATATGTTGTCTTATCCCACAAAGAAGCGACATAAGCCCAACCATTACTGCGCGTCGTATTGTGGATCGTTATCTGGAGCATGCGCGTGTCTTTATTTTTCATAACAATGGTCAGCCTCAAACATTTTTGGGCTCTGCAGACTGGATGAATCGGAACATACATAGACGAGTTGAGGTGTGTTTTCCATTATATAGTCTATCACTACAATCAGAAATCTACCAGATCATTCAATTACAGTTAGCAGACAATCAACAAGCCTGTAGTATTGATCAATACATGAAAATGCATCCTATAGTTAATTCACAATCACCTATTCAGGCACAACAAGCTATCTATTCTTTTCTAAAAGAAGCTCAGCAACCAGTTCCAGCAGATATAGATTGA
- a CDS encoding ATP-binding protein, whose protein sequence is MKILRMHTKFWNILRRYSLLLVLLIIAVGLSWFYKAYYHDDARQKVETLRIQVWREIARTEQEQIEIEKEYMRKKLPGPSILDVSHTHPFCIFKEGNLVYWSDNRLVPQYNQLASDQRTRLVSLKTGKFLVNKRAFKWVNDDIEIFSLIPLQRRFKIENDYLQEGFNHRIIPYSNVQLGTELSRNGANIYSPDAVYLFSLELPEQVPESQRKTFFILFSVALMVFITGAVWLKNFLSKVHLHPSPFRYELGFGLLAGYLLLLRFLMLRYSIPNALIETEFFNPRYYASSRYTPSLGDLLLNCFTAIGLVTYLIRYFFRSQTCKIILQLPQRTKWMLTVGLMVVSFGLLTVHFLFIRTLSHYSQISLDITESIHFPDPRILALVTFVLNSILYFLGTYLIVRILMPFRLSWYALFLALIVAVSLYDVVAWFMGELHPEILIGGSLYLLICYYFQLSRLLVKLTYKISLYFFLTAALCAALGAWAVYEMELDKRLTDKRDFANQLLSENDPLGEYLLNGVADDVRKDEFIQSRFVGPFISKNDIIKKVKRYLGSYFDRYDVKISVFDPYGLNLKGDDYPQSYADYVVNFQRMENGKYVYGTAYDHLYFMPSMGGSVIKQYVSLITIIRQSAIIGFIVLDLQQKRVVPTNVFPGLLLDKRFVASPAARTYSYAIYDHDNLVYHEGDYNYEKYFNTKRLHSKELFESSLVTEVYQHVGVKNDNGRVVVVSALKYKYASIFSNFSFLFLILVLMVGVYVIFYILFFQTPYARSGFATRIQIYLNLAFFLPLITVSVITVSLLSANYRENLTQSYLDVAQNIATELRFRLDDLWQKGVNIDTYEPEINELARYTRSDVSIFDRDGELMLSSQRQIYDDELLSPYINRQAWHAIARQNYLSQQLSESLGNLQYNAVYVAIRDASGKDLQGILSIPFFDSKAELDQQIGTVLATILNIFTFIFLGFLLLSYFASRILTVPLNLITQKLGKTSLQEENEPLEWKSEDEIGLLVHEYNRMLRNLEESKEALGRSEKESAWREMAQQVAHEIKNPLTPMKLTLQHLQRTLSRQEPEALMRAEKSIGTLLDQVDTLSDIATSFSAFAKMPIPKDEQFDVAALLRKITELYISDPKICFEIFIPDGVFVVKGDSQLMGRIFSNLILNGIQSVPDGRTPCIVVSLVCPNGHVIVSVKDNGSGIPDSIRGKVFLPHFSTKTSGSGIGLAVAKRGVEHAGGQIWFETEADKGTTFYVQLSLYKKE, encoded by the coding sequence GTGAAAATACTTCGAATGCATACAAAGTTCTGGAATATCCTACGAAGATATAGTTTATTATTGGTACTGCTGATAATAGCTGTTGGCCTAAGTTGGTTTTATAAAGCCTATTATCATGACGATGCCCGACAAAAAGTAGAAACACTCCGTATTCAGGTTTGGCGGGAGATTGCCAGAACCGAACAGGAGCAGATAGAGATAGAAAAAGAATATATGCGGAAAAAGCTTCCTGGCCCTTCCATTCTTGATGTTTCACATACTCATCCATTCTGTATTTTTAAAGAAGGTAATCTGGTGTATTGGTCTGATAATCGTTTGGTACCGCAGTATAACCAGTTGGCGAGTGATCAGCGGACACGTCTGGTGAGCTTGAAAACAGGAAAGTTTCTTGTGAATAAGCGAGCTTTTAAGTGGGTAAACGATGATATTGAGATATTTTCATTGATCCCTCTACAACGTCGTTTTAAAATAGAAAACGATTATCTTCAGGAAGGATTCAACCACCGGATCATTCCTTATTCCAATGTACAGCTTGGAACAGAGCTATCCCGTAACGGAGCTAATATTTATTCTCCGGACGCAGTATATCTGTTTTCTCTCGAATTGCCCGAACAAGTACCCGAATCTCAGAGAAAAACATTTTTTATACTTTTTTCCGTGGCTCTGATGGTATTTATAACAGGTGCCGTGTGGCTCAAAAATTTTCTCTCAAAAGTACATTTGCATCCATCGCCTTTCCGATACGAGTTAGGTTTCGGCTTATTAGCCGGTTATCTGTTATTACTCCGATTTTTGATGCTGCGATATTCTATTCCCAATGCATTGATTGAAACAGAGTTTTTTAATCCCAGGTACTACGCCTCGTCTCGTTATACTCCTTCATTGGGAGACTTATTATTAAATTGCTTTACAGCTATTGGACTGGTTACCTATCTGATTCGGTATTTTTTTCGATCTCAGACTTGTAAAATAATATTACAACTGCCTCAACGTACCAAATGGATGTTGACTGTAGGATTGATGGTAGTGAGTTTTGGTTTGTTGACTGTTCATTTTTTATTTATTCGGACTTTATCTCATTACTCGCAGATTAGTCTGGATATTACAGAAAGTATTCATTTCCCTGATCCACGAATTCTGGCACTGGTTACTTTTGTATTGAATAGCATCCTATATTTCTTAGGGACATATCTGATTGTTCGTATCCTGATGCCATTTCGGTTATCCTGGTATGCATTGTTTTTGGCACTGATAGTTGCTGTTAGTCTATACGATGTTGTTGCCTGGTTTATGGGGGAATTGCATCCGGAGATACTAATAGGTGGTAGTTTGTACTTACTTATCTGTTATTATTTCCAGTTATCCCGTTTGCTGGTAAAACTAACCTACAAGATTTCGTTGTATTTTTTCCTGACAGCAGCTTTATGTGCTGCCCTGGGAGCCTGGGCCGTATATGAAATGGAACTGGACAAGCGATTGACAGATAAGAGAGACTTTGCCAATCAATTATTGTCTGAAAATGATCCGTTGGGAGAATATTTATTGAATGGTGTAGCTGATGATGTTCGCAAAGATGAATTTATACAATCCCGTTTTGTTGGACCATTTATCTCCAAAAATGATATTATAAAGAAAGTAAAACGCTACCTGGGTAGTTATTTTGACAGATACGATGTAAAGATCAGTGTCTTTGATCCCTATGGCTTAAATTTAAAAGGAGATGATTACCCGCAGAGTTATGCTGACTATGTGGTGAATTTTCAACGCATGGAGAATGGGAAATATGTATATGGAACAGCCTATGACCATCTGTATTTTATGCCTTCCATGGGAGGTTCGGTAATCAAACAGTATGTGAGTCTGATTACTATTATCCGGCAAAGTGCAATTATTGGGTTTATCGTACTGGATCTTCAGCAAAAAAGAGTGGTTCCAACCAATGTTTTTCCCGGATTGCTACTAGATAAGCGATTTGTTGCTTCTCCTGCTGCTCGTACGTATAGCTACGCCATTTATGATCATGATAATCTGGTATACCACGAAGGAGATTATAACTATGAAAAGTATTTTAATACCAAACGTCTGCATAGTAAAGAATTATTTGAAAGTAGTTTGGTGACAGAGGTTTATCAGCATGTTGGCGTAAAGAACGACAATGGAAGAGTGGTTGTAGTTTCAGCTTTGAAATACAAGTATGCCAGCATATTCAGTAACTTCTCTTTTCTGTTTCTGATACTGGTGTTGATGGTGGGTGTGTATGTTATTTTCTACATTCTGTTTTTCCAGACACCTTATGCCCGAAGTGGGTTTGCTACCCGTATACAAATATACCTGAACCTGGCATTTTTTTTACCACTGATTACAGTAAGTGTGATTACTGTGAGTCTGTTAAGTGCTAACTATCGGGAGAATCTGACACAATCTTATCTGGATGTAGCTCAGAATATTGCAACAGAGCTTCGCTTCCGACTAGATGATTTGTGGCAAAAAGGGGTGAATATAGATACGTACGAGCCCGAAATCAATGAACTAGCTCGTTATACCCGATCAGATGTAAGTATCTTTGATCGGGACGGAGAACTCATGTTGTCTAGTCAGCGACAGATCTATGATGATGAATTGTTGTCTCCTTATATCAATCGCCAGGCTTGGCATGCTATTGCCAGACAAAACTATCTGAGCCAGCAACTGAGTGAATCTCTGGGTAACTTGCAGTATAATGCAGTTTATGTGGCTATTCGGGATGCTTCAGGAAAAGACTTGCAAGGTATTCTCAGTATTCCTTTCTTTGATTCCAAAGCAGAACTGGATCAGCAGATTGGAACTGTACTAGCCACCATTCTAAACATTTTTACCTTTATCTTCCTGGGCTTTTTATTGCTTTCCTATTTTGCCTCACGTATTCTTACTGTACCCTTAAATCTGATTACACAAAAGTTAGGAAAGACATCGTTACAAGAAGAAAACGAACCCCTGGAGTGGAAGTCAGAAGATGAAATAGGATTACTGGTACATGAATACAACCGCATGTTACGCAACCTGGAAGAAAGCAAAGAGGCTCTAGGACGTAGTGAAAAAGAGTCTGCATGGAGAGAAATGGCACAGCAGGTAGCACATGAGATCAAAAATCCTCTGACACCTATGAAGCTTACCCTACAGCATTTGCAGCGAACCCTCTCCCGGCAAGAGCCTGAAGCATTGATGCGTGCCGAAAAATCCATTGGTACATTGCTGGATCAGGTAGATACGCTCAGTGATATTGCGACTTCCTTCTCTGCCTTTGCCAAGATGCCTATACCAAAAGACGAACAGTTTGATGTAGCCGCCCTTTTACGGAAGATTACAGAGTTATATATTTCTGATCCTAAGATTTGTTTTGAGATTTTTATTCCAGATGGTGTTTTTGTTGTAAAGGGAGACTCCCAATTGATGGGGCGTATATTTAGCAATTTAATATTAAATGGTATACAATCTGTGCCAGACGGACGTACTCCTTGTATTGTGGTATCTCTTGTCTGTCCTAATGGACATGTAATCGTATCTGTAAAAGATAATGGATCAGGTATTCCGGATTCTATTCGGGGAAAAGTTTTTTTGCCTCATTTTAGTACTAAAACCTCTGGTTCTGGTATTGGCTTGGCTGTCGCTAAACGAGGAGTAGAGCATGCTGGTGGGCAGATCTGGTTCGAAACAGAAGCAGATAAAGGAACAACCTTTTATGTTCAGCTTTCCTTATACAAAAAAGAATAA